The Primulina eburnea isolate SZY01 chromosome 18, ASM2296580v1, whole genome shotgun sequence genome segment cactggatgtttgtaGCGGTTGTAACTGCAGCTGCTGACTTATGGTGTCAATCTGTGCTCTGCTAAATTTACTTGGTTAAAGTCTAAATGCAATCTTTTTTTGCAAGCAAAGTAGAAATTTAGTTACTTGTTTCTGTTCAGCATTCAAGGAATGGTAATGTAACTGCATTCATATGGGGAGCTCTGCCACAACCACGTTCTGATCGGCAGAAAGACAGAGTAGAAACTAATCCGGAGCAGCTGACTGCTGCATCAGCTGAAGCTGAGATATCCTTTTCTCTATTTTTAATATCATTGAGCTCATGAATCTGAATGAGTGATGATTACAAAAGAACTGTGTTTCCTTTAATCGTTGAATCTTACGCTGCAACAAGCAATGGACTTTTCTATGTTCTATGTTCCCAGAGAAATTCCAGAGGGAAAAACTAGTAATTAAGGCAGCTGTTTTCTCAAATGACGGTTGCGTGTATAATTTTTTAAGAAATCAAATGGCATGTAAGTAAACATGGGCCCGCTTCTATTTTATATTTAGAGAAAATCTgtactttttttgtttttcctaGCTGGTTTTTATTAAGTTAGAGTTACTGATGGCATGAAGTTGATTTCATCTAAATAAACAGCCTCTTATGGCCTTTACTGTGCCACTTGTAGGCAATTTCGTGGTCGTGGCTCTTGGTGCCTATCGGCTTGTATATTTTCTTTTGTGAgtataaattataaaatgaatTTGTAAATTAACTTTATAGCACAGAATGACAATAGCGACAGGAACTACAACCAGAGTGATTGATTGGTATCATTCCCATCCTCATATCACAGTACTTCCTTCTCATGTTGGTGAGTTTTAATTTGGTACAAAATTATAAATTCTTCTGTTGTAACGATTTGGTTTTTCAT includes the following:
- the LOC140819846 gene encoding uncharacterized protein isoform X2, translating into MSLTRVKMSEEVWLTCLTHALSTETEEIMGLLLGDIKHSRNGNVTAFIWGALPQPRSDRQKDRVETNPEQLTAASAEAERMTIATGTTTRVIDWYHSHPHITVLPSHVDVRTQAMYRLLDSGFVGLIFSCFSEDAQRDG